The genomic stretch CGACAAATGAGCCGAAATCTGGTTACCGTTACCAGCGAGTCATCCATCCAAACGGCCATTCAATTAATGAAAACCCACTCGATTCGGCATCTACCTGTTGTAGACGACGGACGGTTCGTCGGATTCGTAACGGAAAGCGACCTGCGCGGAGTCATCATACCTTCCATGATCGAAGACATTTCCATCAAAGACGTTATGATTACCAACCCCATCACCGTGGCTCCCCAAGACACCGTCGAGAAGGCGGCCATCCTGCTGAGCAGACACAAGATAGGAGGTCTTCCGGTTGTCGAAGGCGAGCAGCTGGTGGGAATTATCACCGTGGCCGATGTGCTCGAATCCTTTATCCAATTCATGGGTGTGCTGGAGAGCAGCTCGAGGTTGGATATTGTTCTGAAAGAAGCTCCAGGCTCCCTCGAGGACGCCGTGCGCCTCATCGCCCAGTGCGGAGGCCAAATCATGAGCGTAGGAGTGATCGCTGAACGGGAGCCCGAGGCGATCTATGCCTTCAGACTGCGAAAAATGGACCTGACGTCGCTTATCGAGCAATTGAATCAGGCGGGACACAAGGTGGTCGGCTGGGAGGACTGATGTCGGTCCGGGGAACCGTAGCGGGTGCATCGTCGGGCGAACATCCGCGCAAGTGAAAGGAGCCGTCTACCCGTGAAGGGATACAGCATCAATCGCCCTTCGACCAGGCTCATCGGTATGCTGGAAAACCCGGCGCTTCCGGAGCCATCGAGGGACAGACTCGAGAAGTTTTTTCGCGCCTTCTCCGAAGTGGAATCGGCCTTGGTGGCCTTCTCCGGAGGCCTGGACAGCTCTTTTCTGCTTTTTGTCGCCCGGGAAATGCTCGGCGACCGGGCGGCGGCCTATACGGCCGTTTCCCCCTTTGTCCCGGCCCGCGAACTGAAGTCCGCCCGGGCTTTGGCGTCACGTCTGGGCGTCCGTCATTTTCTCGTCGACGTGGACCCTCTGTCCAATCCCGAACTGGCTAGAAACCCGTTCAATCGCTGCTACTTGTGCAAGAAAATGGTCTATACGAAAGGGCTGCTCCTGGCGCGGGAGCATGGTTTTGCCGCGTTCATGGACGGGACAACCGCCTCGGATGCAACCCAGCACCGCCCGGGCAGACAAGCGGTGATGGAACTGGGCGTGGCGACGCCGCTGATGGCGGCGGGTATGAGCCGAAAGGACATTCAGGAAGCCAGCAGGATGGCGGATCTTGAGACGTGGAACAAGAACCCGATTTCGTGCCTGGCCACCCGCCTCCCATATGAAACCCTGCTGGAACCCAAGACCTTGCTTCGAATCGACCGGGCGGAAGAGATTC from Deltaproteobacteria bacterium encodes the following:
- a CDS encoding CBS domain-containing protein; the encoded protein is MRVERQMSRNLVTVTSESSIQTAIQLMKTHSIRHLPVVDDGRFVGFVTESDLRGVIIPSMIEDISIKDVMITNPITVAPQDTVEKAAILLSRHKIGGLPVVEGEQLVGIITVADVLESFIQFMGVLESSSRLDIVLKEAPGSLEDAVRLIAQCGGQIMSVGVIAEREPEAIYAFRLRKMDLTSLIEQLNQAGHKVVGWED
- the larE gene encoding ATP-dependent sacrificial sulfur transferase LarE — translated: MKGYSINRPSTRLIGMLENPALPEPSRDRLEKFFRAFSEVESALVAFSGGLDSSFLLFVAREMLGDRAAAYTAVSPFVPARELKSARALASRLGVRHFLVDVDPLSNPELARNPFNRCYLCKKMVYTKGLLLAREHGFAAFMDGTTASDATQHRPGRQAVMELGVATPLMAAGMSRKDIQEASRMADLETWNKNPISCLATRLPYETLLEPKTLLRIDRAEEILASFGFAGVRVRVHADLARIEVPSQSLAQLAQDPLRSDICREFKSLGFAYITVDLEGFRSGSMDLHLSGDPTDRET